In Xiphophorus hellerii strain 12219 chromosome 13, Xiphophorus_hellerii-4.1, whole genome shotgun sequence, the following proteins share a genomic window:
- the LOC116730589 gene encoding uncharacterized protein LOC116730589: protein MLVSVKRTPVTVHPPSAPRGLAAAWQVHPAPILMTDPAEKFPAGEASRMSGSGAAAPPTALLSGLWHCGSVRRNSRLLPGSVPPGLRSRAPLRLPSLAAKAPRRRSGLARLSLSEPSLLSPGQDLQVDGCSGSRLSSCLQLRPPPPPTFSKPPALLPCRNCDQQHDQQLQSCGRPAYIHFSRAIRPAARPAPVRRHSHNPDVRAEMLQGDFRRRNSSSCQGETLFVVGKPCFQGCGPRPPAAAGPAGRAQLHVFLPSEAEPEADRESVDEGFMDELDCRITALKLQHTLTNNS from the exons ATGCTGGTCTCAGTAAAACGCACACCTGTAACGGTACATCCACCATCCGCCCCCCGCGGCCTGGCAGCGGCCTGGCAGGTTCACCCCGCTCCCATCCTCATGACGGACCCAGCCGAGAAGTTTCCTGCAGGAGAAGCGTCCCGGATGAGCGGCTCCGGTGCCGCCGCTCCCCCCACGGCGCTCCTCAGCGGGCTGTGGCACTGCGGGTCCGTCCGGAGGAACAGCCGCCTGCTGCCCGGCTCTGTGCCGCCTGGACTCCGGAGCAGAGCCCCGCTCAGGCTGCCGTCCCTGGCGGCCAAAGCGCCCCGCAGGCGGAGCGGCCTGGCCCGCCTCAG CCTGAGCGAGCCGTCCCTCCTCTCCCCGGGTCAGGACCTCCAGGTGGATGGATGTTCTGGGTCTCGTCTCTCCAGCTGTTTACAGCTGcggcctccacctcctccaaCCTTCAGCAAACCCCCGGCCCTGCTGCCCTGCAGGAACTGCGACCAGCAGCACGACCAGCAGCTCCAGAGCTGCGGCCGACCGGCCTACATCCACTTCTCCCGGGCCATTCGGCCCGCTGCCCGGCCCGCTCCGGTGAGGCGGCACTCACACAACCCAGATGTGAGAGCGGAGATGCTGCAGGGTGACTTCCGGCGCCGCAACTCCTCTTCCTGCCAGGGAGAGACTCTGTTTGTGGTGGGGAAGCCGTGTTTCCAGGGCTGCGGCCCGCGACCCCCTGCGGCCGCCGGGCCTGCGGGTCGAGCTCAGCTCCACGTCTTTCTGCCCAGCGAGGCCGAACCGGAGGCGGACAGGGAATCCGTGGATGAAGGCTTCATGGATGAACTGGACTGCAGGATTACAGCTCTGAAGCTGCAGCACACCCTCACCAACAACTCctag